Proteins encoded by one window of Vampirovibrionales bacterium:
- a CDS encoding DUF853 family protein: MAEPILVGKNEAQESVRLYPEMANRHGLIAGATGTGKTLSLKRLAEQFSAMGVPVFITDIKGDLSGLSEKGDPHNPKIAARLSELQLNDFTFEPFPLTQWDVFGVEGIPLRTTVSEMGPLLLAELLDLNPTQSGVLTTAFKIADDQGLLLLDLKDLQALLNHVAQENKTYSPTYGNIASVTVNAIQRQLTGLSSALQDNFFGEPSLVLTDLLQTDSSTGKGMIHLLMARQLLLQPRLYALFLLWFLSELFETLPEVGDLEKPKLVVFFDEAHVLFNNMPSVLRDKIKQVTLLIRSKGVGLYFVTQNPQDIDEDVLGQLGNRIQHALRIFTPNDKKALKALAGGFRENPDLDLEALIPMLGVGEAIVSTLDEKGMPAIPVKTRMVPPQSANGPAQNPDAQDQSGLRQKYRQAVDRQSAYEHLQQRVVAAAPPSQSKPSQNTPVRRASKDPGQLLVESAARAIGGQVGRSLIRGILGSLMRRH, encoded by the coding sequence ATGGCGGAGCCTATTCTGGTGGGAAAGAACGAGGCGCAGGAGTCAGTCCGCCTTTATCCTGAGATGGCGAATCGTCACGGCTTGATTGCCGGGGCTACCGGCACTGGCAAGACGCTGTCTCTCAAGCGTCTGGCGGAGCAATTTAGCGCCATGGGCGTTCCGGTTTTTATCACCGATATCAAGGGCGATTTAAGCGGATTATCCGAAAAAGGGGATCCCCATAATCCTAAAATAGCCGCTCGTCTCAGCGAACTTCAGCTCAATGACTTTACGTTCGAGCCATTTCCGCTGACGCAATGGGATGTGTTCGGCGTCGAAGGCATCCCCCTGCGTACGACGGTTTCTGAAATGGGGCCTTTGTTATTGGCCGAACTGCTGGATTTAAATCCGACGCAAAGCGGCGTTCTCACCACGGCTTTTAAAATCGCCGACGATCAGGGGTTGTTATTACTGGATCTAAAAGACCTTCAAGCCCTTTTAAACCATGTGGCGCAAGAAAATAAAACTTATTCGCCGACCTACGGCAATATTGCCAGCGTTACCGTCAATGCGATTCAACGTCAACTGACCGGTTTGTCCAGCGCATTACAGGATAACTTTTTTGGCGAGCCGTCTTTGGTCTTGACCGATTTGCTGCAAACAGACTCTTCTACTGGCAAGGGAATGATTCACCTGTTAATGGCCCGTCAGCTGCTGTTGCAACCCAGGTTATACGCGCTGTTTCTCTTGTGGTTTTTGTCTGAATTATTCGAGACCCTCCCCGAAGTGGGCGATTTGGAAAAACCCAAGCTGGTCGTGTTTTTTGACGAAGCGCATGTCCTGTTTAATAATATGCCGTCTGTTTTACGCGATAAAATCAAGCAGGTGACGCTGCTGATCCGTTCTAAAGGCGTCGGTCTGTATTTTGTCACCCAAAATCCGCAAGATATCGACGAAGATGTTCTGGGACAACTCGGCAACCGGATTCAGCATGCATTGCGCATTTTTACCCCCAATGATAAAAAAGCCTTAAAAGCTCTGGCCGGGGGCTTTCGAGAAAATCCAGATCTCGATCTGGAGGCGCTCATCCCGATGCTGGGCGTTGGCGAAGCGATCGTCTCCACGCTCGATGAGAAAGGAATGCCGGCTATTCCGGTGAAAACCCGAATGGTTCCGCCGCAGAGCGCGAACGGACCTGCACAGAATCCAGATGCTCAGGATCAGAGTGGTCTTCGTCAAAAATATCGCCAGGCGGTCGATCGCCAATCTGCTTACGAACATTTGCAGCAACGCGTCGTCGCTGCGGCCCCCCCCTCCCAGTCAAAGCCCTCTCAAAATACCCCTGTTCGTCGCGCGTCTAAAGATCCTGGCCAATTACTGGTAGAAAGCGCCGCCCGCGCGATTGGCGGTCAGGTAGGGCGCTCGTTAATTCGCGGCATTCTCGGTTCGTTAATGCGTCGTCATTAA
- a CDS encoding DUF4126 domain-containing protein, protein MEFLQSILHVLNSPMNAEQLQLTAALLIGIGLSASCGFRVFAPPLILSAAALFFGIHLPDGMRWLATYPALIALFTASLVEVGAYYVPWLDHALDSISWPLSLLAGTLITGTFLNGHMDPGMQWGLALIAGGGAAAATQSMSNAGRVASLVTTAGVANPIVSTVENFLAFVVPALVIAFPIITILVVLAVSALIILFFVKINQKRRQAALK, encoded by the coding sequence ATGGAATTTCTGCAAAGTATCCTGCACGTATTAAATAGCCCCATGAACGCGGAGCAACTTCAGTTAACGGCGGCCCTATTAATCGGCATTGGCCTGAGCGCGAGTTGTGGCTTTCGCGTTTTCGCGCCGCCCTTAATTCTGAGCGCGGCGGCGTTATTCTTTGGCATTCACTTGCCAGACGGTATGCGCTGGCTGGCGACATATCCCGCCCTAATAGCGCTTTTTACCGCTTCGCTGGTTGAGGTGGGCGCCTACTACGTGCCATGGCTCGATCACGCCCTTGATAGCATCTCGTGGCCGTTGTCTCTGCTGGCGGGAACGCTGATTACGGGTACGTTTTTGAATGGCCATATGGACCCTGGCATGCAATGGGGCTTGGCGTTGATTGCCGGCGGTGGCGCTGCAGCCGCCACGCAATCGATGAGCAATGCCGGCAGAGTCGCCTCGCTTGTGACCACGGCGGGCGTCGCCAATCCGATCGTTTCTACGGTTGAAAACTTCTTGGCGTTTGTCGTTCCGGCTTTGGTGATTGCGTTCCCAATTATAACGATTCTGGTTGTTTTGGCGGTGAGCGCGCTGATTATTCTGTTTTTTGTGAAAATTAATCAAAAACGTCGACAGGCGGCTCTCAAGTAA
- a CDS encoding class I SAM-dependent methyltransferase codes for MNMTRLASLDDHADSQHAALRQAFGLIACGSANCPFEDVMTVFRSKGFSLETPACDELMTPDLLMEMILRQLIEEGLVPHFYDLDYLDDIVAIIQSRYIGPNGVFIDAPSRRFLEALWLLCGKVLPLTDYQLVPGALKAFLGEQHPYVPPRKSLPSESVSNSLIPEFLDELTTMNAAANPERFLEICRVNFSRFNQKISASSQENRDLSIIYGYENNHHLILRKIIQLINDGNLSKNDPVLIIGPRHVDEVLFFRRYLGLVHTIGMDLFSDDQGLVIAGDMHQMPFEDGHFRLIYSANTFEYAYNLRLVIREIARVLKRSGYIANINRSNAQLLPMPLGRSDVVNLPTALGMYYESAHTVLAQDKGDTVDPALYGTFPNYVIRLD; via the coding sequence TTGAATATGACGCGCCTTGCATCTCTGGACGATCATGCTGATTCGCAGCACGCTGCACTGCGTCAGGCCTTCGGCTTAATCGCATGTGGTTCGGCCAATTGTCCATTTGAAGACGTGATGACGGTCTTCCGCTCAAAAGGCTTTTCGCTGGAGACTCCTGCTTGTGACGAGCTCATGACGCCTGATCTTCTGATGGAAATGATATTGCGCCAGCTGATCGAAGAAGGGCTTGTTCCTCATTTTTATGATTTGGATTATCTCGATGACATCGTGGCGATTATTCAGAGTCGCTATATTGGCCCAAACGGCGTTTTTATAGACGCGCCGAGTCGCCGGTTCCTGGAAGCCCTTTGGCTATTATGCGGGAAGGTCTTGCCGTTGACGGATTATCAGCTTGTGCCAGGCGCGCTTAAAGCCTTCCTGGGAGAGCAACATCCATATGTCCCGCCCCGGAAATCCTTGCCCTCTGAGAGCGTGAGTAACAGCCTCATTCCAGAATTTCTGGATGAGTTGACGACAATGAACGCGGCGGCCAATCCTGAGCGCTTTCTGGAAATATGCAGAGTTAATTTTTCCCGATTTAATCAAAAAATATCCGCGTCATCTCAGGAGAATCGAGATCTTTCCATTATCTATGGTTACGAGAATAACCATCATCTGATTCTCAGAAAAATTATTCAGCTTATCAACGACGGGAATCTCTCTAAAAACGATCCCGTTTTAATTATTGGCCCGCGCCATGTGGATGAAGTGCTGTTTTTTCGTCGTTATTTAGGCCTTGTCCACACGATTGGCATGGATCTGTTCAGTGATGATCAGGGCTTGGTGATTGCTGGCGATATGCATCAAATGCCGTTTGAAGACGGACATTTTCGTTTGATTTATTCTGCAAATACGTTTGAATACGCTTATAACCTGCGGCTGGTAATCCGTGAGATTGCGCGCGTGTTAAAGCGGTCTGGTTATATTGCCAATATTAATCGTAGTAACGCGCAATTATTGCCCATGCCTTTGGGACGAAGCGATGTCGTGAATCTGCCAACGGCTTTGGGCATGTATTATGAGAGCGCGCACACGGTTTTGGCTCAGGACAAAGGGGATACGGTTGATCCGGCGTTATATGGGACCTTCCCCAATTATGTGATCCGCCTGGACTAA
- a CDS encoding acylneuraminate cytidylyltransferase family protein, with protein sequence MDDMVNQHLAVIIARGGSKRIPQKNIIDFMGKPLLAWTVEAALASSVFTRVLLSTDDEQIAQTGRQFGAEAPFLRTENADDQAPSSHATLSALNQAQAHFNESYDTVTQLMPNCPLRDAQDIRRAFEQFQQSHSNFQLSCFPFGWMNPWWAFTKSEARHERYLFPEALKMRSQDLSPLYCPTGAIWMARTDAFMQSQTFYGDPLTWFELDWKSAVDIDDYGDLEMAQAAYLIKRNTPIKSAP encoded by the coding sequence ATGGACGATATGGTAAACCAGCATTTGGCGGTTATTATCGCAAGAGGCGGCTCAAAGCGAATCCCTCAAAAAAATATCATCGATTTTATGGGGAAGCCTTTGCTTGCCTGGACGGTTGAAGCGGCGTTGGCATCGAGCGTTTTTACGCGCGTTCTCCTGAGCACGGACGATGAGCAGATTGCGCAAACAGGCCGACAATTCGGCGCAGAGGCGCCATTTTTACGGACCGAAAATGCGGACGATCAGGCTCCTTCCAGCCACGCGACCCTCAGCGCGCTAAATCAGGCGCAAGCGCATTTTAACGAAAGCTACGACACAGTAACCCAATTAATGCCCAATTGCCCTTTACGTGACGCTCAGGATATCAGGCGGGCATTTGAGCAGTTTCAACAAAGCCATTCAAATTTTCAGCTCAGCTGCTTCCCCTTCGGGTGGATGAATCCCTGGTGGGCTTTCACAAAATCGGAAGCCCGACATGAACGTTATTTATTTCCTGAGGCGCTCAAAATGCGTTCTCAGGACTTATCGCCTTTATATTGCCCCACTGGCGCTATATGGATGGCCCGAACCGACGCTTTTATGCAAAGCCAGACGTTTTACGGCGACCCGCTAACCTGGTTTGAATTAGACTGGAAATCTGCCGTGGATATTGATGACTACGGCGACCTTGAGATGGCGCAAGCCGCCTATCTAATCAAGCGCAACACGCCGATAAAAAGCGCTCCTTAG
- a CDS encoding SDR family oxidoreductase, which yields MTHSSPDSRSILLTGATGKVGSVLTRALSAQGHQIIFTSRREEHIVSLRCQPDCASAIGLIADLEAPNAIPALVAMLSERGIFPDTLINNARRLDHLYTEDGAGPSRAQWLNEYQLDVAVPYELTMALAQATDSRLRRVINIASMYGVVPFNPTLYEDPEKQAPIHYSVAKAAQIHLTKELAIRLAAKGISVNAISYGGIEGRVNSDFLKRYSALCPMGRMLREEEITGAVSFLISDASQGLLGHNLVVDGGWTIW from the coding sequence GTGACGCATTCATCTCCTGATTCCCGAAGCATTTTACTGACCGGGGCAACCGGGAAAGTCGGCTCCGTCTTGACGCGAGCCTTATCCGCGCAAGGACATCAGATCATTTTCACCTCTCGCCGCGAAGAGCATATCGTGTCATTACGCTGTCAACCGGACTGCGCGTCCGCCATTGGCCTGATCGCCGATCTGGAGGCTCCAAACGCAATCCCTGCTTTAGTGGCGATGCTATCGGAGCGAGGGATTTTTCCCGACACGCTAATTAATAACGCCCGCCGCCTGGATCATCTTTATACAGAAGACGGCGCAGGCCCGTCTCGCGCGCAATGGCTCAATGAATATCAACTCGATGTCGCTGTCCCGTATGAGTTAACCATGGCATTGGCGCAAGCGACTGATAGCCGACTCAGACGCGTGATTAATATCGCCTCCATGTATGGGGTCGTCCCGTTTAATCCCACTCTCTACGAAGACCCCGAAAAACAGGCGCCGATTCATTATAGCGTCGCCAAAGCGGCTCAAATTCACCTCACAAAAGAGCTGGCCATCCGGCTCGCGGCAAAGGGCATTTCAGTCAATGCCATTTCGTATGGCGGCATTGAAGGGCGCGTGAATTCAGATTTTTTAAAACGTTATTCCGCGCTGTGCCCCATGGGACGCATGTTGCGCGAAGAGGAGATTACCGGAGCCGTGTCGTTTTTAATTTCAGACGCCTCGCAAGGGCTGCTGGGGCATAATTTAGTCGTCGATGGAGGATGGACGATATGGTAA
- a CDS encoding Gfo/Idh/MocA family oxidoreductase translates to MTLKLGILGLSDGNGHPYSWSAIFNGYDPVAMAQCPFPVIPAYLAQQRFPDDAIEGARVHAIWTQDRALSRHISQAAYIPHVCEQMEDMLPYIDAVLLARDDAECHEAMARPFLEKGLPIYIDKPIATSVQALDKIYARERYSGQIFTCSALRYARELQLTLSLKNEIGAIRVIRAQTPKDWTRYGIHIIEPVVAMLGADDAIDACERTSSGIRAHWRSGVVTEFIAMGADGDKIEFHLTGEKSGKTLTFTHTFDAFRAALQAFIDVIENRRPADNKAFIYKTIQLVEAGCDAFIS, encoded by the coding sequence GTGACATTAAAATTAGGCATTCTCGGGTTAAGTGACGGTAACGGCCATCCTTATTCATGGTCGGCTATTTTCAATGGTTACGATCCGGTAGCGATGGCGCAGTGTCCATTTCCGGTTATTCCCGCATATTTAGCGCAACAGCGGTTTCCTGACGACGCGATTGAGGGCGCGCGCGTTCATGCGATCTGGACGCAGGATCGCGCCTTATCACGCCATATTTCGCAGGCAGCATATATCCCGCACGTCTGCGAACAGATGGAAGATATGCTCCCATACATTGATGCGGTTTTATTGGCGCGCGATGACGCAGAATGCCATGAGGCCATGGCGCGCCCCTTTTTAGAAAAGGGGTTGCCGATTTATATTGATAAACCCATCGCAACGTCTGTTCAGGCCCTCGATAAAATTTATGCGCGCGAGCGCTATTCGGGGCAAATCTTTACGTGCTCGGCCTTACGCTATGCGCGCGAGCTTCAATTAACGCTCTCCTTAAAAAATGAGATTGGCGCCATCCGCGTCATCCGCGCCCAAACGCCAAAAGATTGGACGCGCTACGGGATTCATATCATTGAACCTGTCGTTGCCATGCTGGGCGCCGACGACGCTATCGACGCGTGCGAGAGGACGTCTTCTGGCATTCGCGCGCACTGGCGCTCCGGCGTTGTGACAGAATTTATCGCAATGGGAGCAGACGGCGACAAAATTGAATTTCATCTGACAGGCGAAAAATCCGGGAAAACGCTCACGTTTACGCACACTTTCGATGCGTTTCGAGCAGCATTACAAGCGTTTATTGATGTCATCGAAAACCGCAGACCCGCGGATAACAAGGCGTTTATTTACAAAACGATTCAACTGGTGGAGGCTGGCTGTGACGCATTCATCTCCTGA
- a CDS encoding MBL fold metallo-hydrolase, translated as MENASPWQVETFAVGPLQCNCALVSHSQKREAILFDPGGDEEALLAHLQAKKLRLVGIFHTHAHFDHICGSGAMHHATGAPLALHEGDRPLWDHVDMQCAQFPMLHLKPPALPEPQRALANGDALPFDGRCLHTPGHSPGSCCFYFEAMGLLISGDTLFHRSVGRTDLWGGDSQALEQSIQQTLYALPDVTRVITGHGPQTVLGDEKRLNPFIAGDAL; from the coding sequence ATGGAAAACGCCTCGCCCTGGCAGGTCGAAACCTTTGCGGTCGGTCCCTTGCAGTGCAATTGCGCGCTGGTTTCCCATTCGCAAAAGCGCGAAGCGATTCTTTTCGATCCGGGCGGCGACGAAGAGGCGCTCCTGGCCCATCTGCAAGCAAAAAAGCTGCGTTTAGTCGGGATTTTTCATACGCACGCGCATTTTGATCACATCTGCGGGTCTGGGGCCATGCATCACGCCACCGGCGCGCCGCTTGCCCTGCATGAAGGCGATCGCCCCCTGTGGGATCATGTAGACATGCAGTGCGCGCAGTTTCCCATGCTTCATTTAAAACCGCCGGCGCTCCCCGAGCCGCAACGCGCGCTTGCCAACGGAGACGCGCTTCCCTTTGACGGCCGTTGCCTGCACACGCCGGGCCACTCGCCCGGATCATGCTGCTTTTATTTTGAAGCAATGGGGCTCTTAATTTCGGGCGATACGCTTTTTCATCGTTCGGTCGGACGGACCGACCTGTGGGGCGGCGATTCACAGGCTTTAGAGCAATCGATTCAACAGACTTTGTACGCCCTGCCGGATGTAACGCGCGTCATCACCGGCCACGGCCCGCAGACCGTGCTGGGCGACGAAAAGCGCCTGAATCCTTTTATCGCCGGGGACGCCCTTTAG
- a CDS encoding radical SAM protein, producing MTAPQSPTEDAIASQALSPALASPAEEPDRLKSLGVDLSKYPSIENRQTYREIVSRTNRSMALPLLKAYAADIMRKTPDPAMLTHIVTTRCNYLCSFCSFADTLNATTNELSLDEIERVYTAIGHSLHVIVYSGGEPTLNKDLSEIIETAYRLTPVKSIYIISNAWRPELIFQITHRAMQRCPGLHLTWSLSIEGPREFNNPERRTKAANWDAWQNTVDAMEGLKRIRQRYGYHELNVQLCTVCTPANHRVMPQWYAMVRDCLQPDKWNLNLMRKSVQMAAHSMPSFVERRARNMLEPFEETYLQVTEAVRQDVLGGRMKFLYHTRNPIDGALQSAVDLVSQEENRRTVLEAKSQFCCRAGSMGAYISSEGEVGGCEEFTHHPVQNKSFGNVRDVDYDFQTLWRSKRAEAIRERVGQSRECHGCTLESQRNYPAILSSPVNLMKAGMLATRIR from the coding sequence ATGACCGCACCCCAATCGCCGACCGAAGACGCGATCGCCTCACAGGCGCTGAGCCCGGCCTTGGCGTCCCCTGCTGAAGAACCCGATCGGCTCAAGTCTCTGGGCGTGGATCTGTCCAAGTATCCGTCCATCGAGAACCGCCAGACTTACCGTGAGATCGTTTCGCGCACCAATCGCAGTATGGCGCTGCCTCTGCTGAAGGCTTATGCGGCAGACATCATGCGTAAAACGCCCGATCCGGCGATGCTGACGCACATCGTCACCACCCGGTGCAATTATCTGTGCAGCTTCTGCTCGTTCGCCGATACGCTCAACGCGACGACCAATGAGCTGTCGCTCGACGAGATTGAGCGCGTGTATACGGCCATTGGCCACAGCCTGCACGTCATTGTTTATTCCGGCGGCGAGCCCACGCTGAACAAAGATCTGTCGGAAATCATTGAAACCGCCTATCGCCTGACGCCCGTGAAATCTATCTATATTATTTCCAATGCGTGGCGACCTGAGCTGATTTTCCAGATTACGCACCGCGCCATGCAGCGCTGCCCGGGCCTGCACCTCACATGGAGCCTGAGCATCGAAGGCCCGCGTGAGTTCAATAATCCAGAGCGCCGCACCAAGGCTGCCAATTGGGACGCCTGGCAAAACACGGTTGACGCGATGGAAGGCCTCAAGCGCATTCGTCAGCGCTACGGCTACCATGAGCTGAACGTCCAGCTTTGCACGGTCTGCACGCCGGCCAATCACCGCGTGATGCCGCAATGGTACGCCATGGTACGCGACTGCCTCCAGCCGGACAAGTGGAATCTGAACCTGATGCGTAAAAGCGTCCAGATGGCCGCGCATTCGATGCCGTCATTTGTCGAACGGCGCGCGCGCAACATGCTGGAACCGTTTGAAGAAACCTACCTGCAGGTGACCGAAGCCGTGCGCCAGGACGTCTTGGGCGGACGCATGAAGTTTTTGTATCATACGCGCAACCCCATTGACGGCGCCCTGCAATCGGCCGTGGATCTGGTGAGCCAGGAAGAAAACCGCCGCACGGTGCTGGAAGCCAAATCGCAATTCTGCTGCCGCGCGGGCTCGATGGGAGCCTACATCAGTAGCGAGGGCGAAGTCGGCGGCTGCGAAGAGTTTACCCACCATCCTGTCCAGAACAAGTCGTTTGGCAACGTTCGCGACGTGGATTACGATTTCCAGACCCTCTGGCGCTCCAAACGGGCCGAGGCCATTCGCGAGCGCGTCGGCCAGTCGCGCGAATGCCACGGCTGCACGCTGGAGAGCCAGCGGAATTACCCTGCCATTCTTTCGTCGCCGGTTAATTTGATGAAGGCGGGGATGCTCGCCACGCGCATTCGATAA
- the glgP gene encoding alpha-glucan family phosphorylase — MYCNYTPAPHVAYFTMEIAVDPRLRTYAGGLGYLAGSHARSAWQLGLPLVGVSILWRSGYGDQTLNERGDVEVVMNRRETPFLRRVESVVTVRIFSEDVAVGACKIEPDVFGTVPVYLLTTDLPENPPHLRRLTDQLYQSDSRTRIAQEMILGVGGLRMLRAEREAVDILHINEGHGLCALFERLAETGQDLDALRREAVFTTHTPIAAGNETHPASLLGEAGYFVETPYEQALALGGESFSLTAAALRMCRLANAVSQAHGRVANALWREVSGRCPIIAITNSVDLEYWQDARIAGARAPSELLAAKRQMKQELFESVFYETGRHFHLDVLTLVWARRFADYKRPLLLFRDLKRLGKLLGDQKIQLIFAGKFHPADEVGRALFNQTLAYSRELPNMAVMLNYDLALSQKLKRGADVWLNTPLRPLEASGTSGMSANMNGALHLSSLDGWAAEGTFHGINGFIFNPEPYREFRPQEFAPTPERRDAQDAADHAALMSLLESEVLPCYYQDRVRWARMMRRAILAGDCYFHSERMVMEYYNRLYDPIFTGDC; from the coding sequence ATGTACTGCAACTATACCCCCGCGCCGCATGTCGCCTACTTCACGATGGAGATCGCCGTCGATCCGCGTTTGCGCACGTATGCGGGCGGCCTGGGATATCTGGCGGGCAGCCATGCGCGTTCGGCTTGGCAATTAGGCTTGCCGCTGGTCGGGGTGTCGATCCTGTGGCGAAGCGGCTATGGCGATCAAACCCTCAACGAGCGCGGCGACGTCGAAGTGGTGATGAACCGCCGCGAGACGCCCTTTCTACGGCGCGTGGAAAGCGTCGTCACCGTGCGCATCTTTTCAGAAGACGTCGCTGTCGGCGCCTGCAAAATTGAGCCGGATGTCTTTGGCACGGTCCCGGTGTACCTGCTCACAACCGATCTGCCGGAGAACCCGCCTCATCTGCGACGTCTCACCGATCAGCTGTACCAGAGCGATTCTCGCACGCGTATTGCGCAAGAAATGATCCTGGGCGTTGGCGGTCTGCGGATGCTGCGCGCCGAGCGCGAGGCGGTCGACATTCTTCATATAAATGAAGGCCATGGCCTGTGCGCCCTGTTTGAACGCCTGGCCGAGACGGGTCAGGATCTCGATGCCTTGCGCCGCGAGGCGGTTTTCACCACGCATACGCCGATTGCGGCTGGGAATGAGACGCATCCCGCGTCGCTGCTGGGCGAGGCGGGCTATTTTGTGGAAACCCCTTACGAGCAAGCCCTGGCCTTGGGGGGCGAATCCTTTTCGCTCACGGCGGCAGCGCTGCGCATGTGTCGACTGGCCAATGCCGTCTCGCAAGCGCATGGGCGCGTCGCCAATGCCTTGTGGCGCGAGGTTTCGGGTCGCTGCCCCATCATCGCCATTACCAACTCCGTTGATCTGGAATACTGGCAAGATGCGCGCATCGCCGGCGCGCGGGCCCCCAGCGAGCTTCTGGCCGCCAAACGGCAAATGAAGCAAGAACTGTTTGAGTCGGTCTTTTACGAGACCGGCCGTCACTTTCACCTCGACGTGTTGACGCTGGTGTGGGCGCGACGTTTCGCTGACTATAAGCGTCCCTTATTGCTTTTTCGCGACTTAAAGCGCCTGGGCAAGCTGCTCGGCGACCAGAAAATCCAGTTGATTTTTGCGGGCAAGTTTCACCCGGCTGACGAAGTGGGCCGCGCGCTCTTTAATCAGACGCTCGCCTATTCCCGCGAGCTGCCCAATATGGCCGTGATGCTCAATTATGACCTGGCCCTGAGCCAAAAACTCAAGCGCGGCGCAGACGTTTGGCTGAATACCCCGCTGCGCCCGCTGGAGGCGTCTGGGACATCGGGCATGTCGGCCAATATGAACGGCGCGCTGCACCTTTCGTCGCTCGATGGCTGGGCGGCGGAAGGGACGTTTCATGGTATCAACGGCTTTATTTTTAATCCTGAGCCTTACCGCGAATTCCGGCCTCAGGAGTTTGCGCCGACGCCGGAGCGCCGAGACGCTCAAGATGCCGCGGATCACGCAGCGCTAATGTCGCTTCTCGAGAGCGAGGTGCTGCCCTGCTATTATCAGGATCGCGTCCGGTGGGCGCGCATGATGCGCCGGGCGATTCTGGCGGGCGATTGCTACTTCCACTCAGAGCGCATGGTGATGGAGTATTACAACCGCCTGTACGATCCGATTTTCACGGGCGATTGTTGA
- a CDS encoding SAM-dependent chlorinase/fluorinase has product MSAPLLRPVLFLLSDFGWRDPYVGALKASFVAALTEARVTPIIDLCHDVAPHNIRHGAWILAYALKTLPRGAVTLAVVDPGVGDPEQDGLIVYWPQRQQAFIAPDNGLLTPVLNAAGSDARIAAVFSKDIPDNAPACKTFYGRDRYAPAAAHLTQALFDSELDAFWRDRTRPLRRPPQLLPPGQTPQRAQNSDLGPTLSGTIDHSDRFGNLLSDIPAGWLTPGKTAVVSGKNVSYPALCVSHYAQLADANSDTIGIIASSHHTLEFCCFEASAAERLQLRIGDPATITL; this is encoded by the coding sequence ATGTCCGCGCCGTTATTACGCCCCGTTTTGTTTCTATTGAGCGACTTCGGATGGCGCGACCCGTACGTCGGCGCGCTGAAGGCGTCGTTTGTGGCGGCGCTTACAGAGGCAAGGGTCACGCCCATCATCGACCTGTGTCATGACGTGGCGCCGCACAATATCCGCCATGGCGCATGGATACTGGCCTACGCCCTGAAAACCCTGCCCAGAGGGGCCGTCACGCTCGCCGTCGTCGATCCAGGGGTGGGCGATCCCGAGCAAGACGGCTTGATTGTCTATTGGCCGCAGCGCCAGCAGGCATTCATCGCGCCGGATAACGGACTCCTGACGCCTGTTCTCAACGCGGCGGGAAGCGATGCGCGCATCGCCGCTGTTTTCTCAAAAGACATCCCGGATAACGCCCCGGCCTGCAAAACATTTTATGGACGCGATCGCTATGCCCCTGCGGCGGCGCATCTGACGCAGGCACTCTTCGATAGCGAACTGGATGCCTTCTGGCGCGATCGGACCCGCCCCCTTCGCCGCCCGCCCCAATTATTGCCGCCCGGACAAACGCCGCAGCGCGCGCAAAATAGCGACCTTGGCCCGACTTTAAGCGGAACCATCGATCATAGCGATCGTTTCGGCAACCTGCTAAGCGATATCCCGGCCGGGTGGCTGACGCCGGGAAAGACTGCGGTTGTTTCGGGCAAAAACGTCTCGTATCCAGCCCTGTGCGTTTCGCATTACGCGCAACTGGCTGATGCCAACTCCGACACGATAGGCATTATCGCGTCAAGTCATCACACCCTGGAGTTCTGCTGTTTTGAGGCCAGCGCCGCAGAACGCCTCCAGCTGCGCATCGGCGATCCGGCGACTATTACCCTTTAA